The Desulfovibrio sp. Fe33 genome contains the following window.
GAAGCCCCGGCCCGAGGCCAATATCGGCCAGTACAACGAGCCGTCCATGACCATGGTCATTCCGCTGTGCGTAACGGCGTTCATCTCGGTGTTCTTGGGTCTGTATCCGCAGACGTTCCTGAACTTCGTCAACGCTTTCGGCAAGTTCTAGGGGGTATATATGAGTCAGAAAGGTTTAGGCGAGATCCTCGCCAAATGGAGAGACAACTGGAAGACGTGGAGGACCATCTTCTTCGTCACGCTGGGCGTGCTTTTGCTGCTCAACGTCCCGTTCGTCACGCATCACCCGCACTTCGGCCTCGATAAGTACCCCGGGTTCTTTGCCGGATTCGGCCTTGTCGTCGGGCTGGCCATGGTCATCATCATGAAGAAGATCGTCCAGCCGTTCATCGCCCGCAAGGAGGACTACTATGGGGACTGATATCTTCATTCACCCCGCCGCGGGCTTCCTCATTCTGGCCTTGCTGGTGCCGTTCGTGCCCACAAGCCTGTGGAAGAACAAGGCGTTGCGGGGAGCGCTGGCCATCATACCGCCGCTTGTCGCCATCTACTCCATCTTTTCGGTGGAGCCGGGGCTTTATGGAAACCTGCATTACCTTGACCAGACGCTGACCTTCGGGCGCGTGGACAAACTGTCCATCGTCTTCGGCCAGGTCTTCGCCGTCATATCCTTCATCGGCTGCATCTACGGGATGCACGTGGAGGACAGGGGGCATTATGTCTGCGCCTCCCTGTACGTGGCGGGCGGATTCGGCTGCGTGTTCGCGGGCGATCTGCTGGCGGTCTTCCTGTTCTGGGAACTGATGTCCATCGGTTCCACCTTCCTTATCTGGCAGGCCAGAACCAAGGAATCCGTCAACGCCGGTTTCCGCTACTTCCTGTATCACACCGTGGGCGGCCTTTTCCTGCTGGCCGGCCTGCTGCTCAAGTACAAGGCCACCGGCGGATTCGCCTTTGACGGCGTCAACCCGGCCGAGGCCCATCTCTACGATTGGCTGATCCTGGCCGGATTCTGCGTCAACGCCGCCGTGGTGCCTCTGCACGCATGGCTGCCCGACGCCTACCCCCGCGCCTCCGTGGCGGGTGCCGTTTACATGTGCGCCTTCACCACCAAGACCGCGGTTTACGTCCTCTGCCGGGGCTTCGCCGGTTGGGAGGTTCTGGCCATAGCCGGTACGGTCATGGCCATCTACGGAGTGCTCTTCGCGTGCATCGAGAACAACGCCCGGCGCATTCTGTCCTATCACATCGTTTCCCAGGTCGGTTACATGGTGGCCGGCATCGGCATCGGTACGGCCATGACCCTCAACGGCGCCGTGGCCCACGCCTACGCGCACATCCTGTATAAGGGCCTGCTCTTCATGGGCACCGGCGCGATTCTGTACTCGGTCGGCACGGCCAAACTGGACGAACTGGGCGGCCTGGCCACCAAGCTGCCCTGGGTGATGGTCTGGTACATGGTCGCGGCTCTTTCCATCTCCGGAATGCCGCTGTTCAACGGCTTCATCTCGAAGACCATGACCATTGCCGGCGCAGCCGAACACCACCGCACCTTCCTTGCCCTGGGCATGGAGATCGCGGCTGTCGGTACGTTCATCTCGGTGGGCATCAAGCTCCCGTACTTCGCGTTCTGGGGACGCAAGAAGGAGTTCACGGGCGAGGTCAAGCCGCTGCCCGTCAACATGTACGTGGGCATGGCCATCTGCGGCCTGCTGTGCATCGCACAGGGCGTCTACCCCGATATGCTCTATCGCTACCTCCCCATGGAAGTGGAGCACGCCTTTGTTCCCTGGACCATGGACAAGGTCATCAACTCGGGCCTGCTGCTCGGTTTCTCCGGCCTGGCCTTCTACCTGACCCGCTACATCATCACCCCGCACAAGGCGCTCAACCTGGACTTCGACTGGTTCTACCGCCTCATAGGCAAGGTGACCATGAAGGTCTTCTGCTGGCCTTCGGCCAAGGTGGACGACATCTGGACCGAGGTCTACCGGACCGTCGGCCTGCGGGCGCTCATCGGCATGGGTGACGGCACTTCCTGGTTCGACAAGAAGGGCATCGATACGGTGGTGGACGGCAGCGCCTACACCGTCAGGAACCTCGGAAGGCTGGGGGCCAAGGTCCAGACAGCCAACCTGCAGGACTACCTGGCGTTGGCCGCCGTTCTGGGTTTGGGCATCTTCGCCCTGGTATGGTACTTCGGCTAAGCCGGACAATCTAAGGAGAGCTCATTTTGGACTTCGGATATCCGGTACTCACGATATTGATCGCATTCCCGCTCGTTGCGGCGTGCGGACTCTTCTTCCTGCGGGCTCCGCAGGTGGTGAGATACTACACCATGGCGGTGTCCCTCATCGAGTGTCTGCTCGCAGTGCCGCTCACGGGCTTCAAACTCAACGCCGATTTCCAGTTCGTCGAGAAGATAGACTGGGTCCACCAGTGGGGCCTGCAGTACTACCTCGGTGTGGATGGAATCAGCATACTCATGGTCCTGCTGACCATCGCGGTCCTGCCGCTGTGCGTCATGTGCTCCTGGACCTACATCGGTAAGCGGGTGAAGGAATTCCACTTCTGCCTGCTGTTCATGACATCCGCGGTGCTCGGCGTGTTCTGCGCCCTGGACCTGGTCCTGTTCTACGTGTTCTGGGAAGCCATGCTCATCCCCATGTACCTGCTCATCGCGGTCTGGGGCGGCGACGACCGCAAGTACGCGTCGCTCAAGTTCTTCCTGTACACCCTGGCGGGGTCCACTCTGCTCCTGGCGGCCATCGTGGCCTTCAGGGTCACGGGCGGGACCTTCTCCATTCCGGACCTGATGCAGATGAACTTCAGCTTCCGCTTCCAGTTCTGGGCCTTCCTGGCAATGGCGCTCGCCTTCGCCATCAAGGTCCCCATGTTCCCGTTCCATACCTGGCTGCCCGCGGCTCACGTGCAGGCGCCTTCGGCGGGTTCCGTCATTCTGGCGGCAGTCCTGCTGAAGATGGGAACCTACGGTTTCCTGCGCTTCTGCCTGCCGTTGACCCCGGCGGCTTCGGAATACTTCGCCCCCATGATGATCGCGATCTCCATCGTGTCCATCCTGTACGGCGGAGCCATCGCCCTGGGCCAGACGGACATCAAGAAGCTGGTCGCCTACTCTTCGGTGGGCCACATGGGCTTCGTCACCTTGGGTATATTCCTGTTCAACCAGCGCGGTGTTGAAGGCGCGCTCTTCCAGATGCTCAACCACGGCATCGTCACGGGCGCGCTCTTTATGATGATCGGCGCGGTCTACGAACGCAGCCACAGCCGTGAAATCTCGAACAACATGGGCCTGGGCAAGTACCTGCCCGCCTTCATGTTCTTCTGGGGGCTGATGGCGCTTGCGTCCTTCGGCTTCCCGGGAACCAACGGGTTTGTCGGCGAGATTCTGGTGTTCATCGGCGCTTTTGAGCAGTCCACGATTCTGGGTATGCTCCTGGTTCCCGGTGCGCTCCTGGGGGCGGCCTACATGTTCCGAGTGTCTTTGAAGTTGGCCTGGGGCAAGCCCAGCACGGCCAAGACCTGGCGCGACCTCAACGCCCGCGAGTGGATCTACCTGACCATTCCGGCCGTGTTCGTGTTCTGGATCGGCCTTGCGCCCACCCCGTTCTTCAAGATCATCGATCCCTCCGTGAACAAGCTGCTCGAAGACTTCGACAGCCGGAAGGTGGCTGTCGTGGAAATCGTGCAACCGTTGCAAACAGCCGCCGCTGACGTCTTGAACGCTACGGCGGAAAAGGAATAGGGGGATAACGACGTGAACTTCAACATCACTGCGCTTGTCCCGGAGCTGTTCTTCCTCTGCATGGTGCTGGCCCTCATGGTCCAGTCCCTCGGCAGCAGGGAGTGGAAACCGCCTGTCGAGCGGTGGCTGCCTTTCGGCGCCTGCGCCGCCTTCTTCGTGACCATCACCGGCTTCCATCTGCACGGGACCATGTTCTGGGACGTCTACAAAGTGGACCTCATGTCCCAGTTCTTCAAGATCGTCATCACGTTCGGCTTCTACGTGGTCGTCCTCAACGCCTCGCGCCAGCCCACCCTTGAGGAGGGCAAACGGGCCGATTACTACATGTTGCTCGGCTTCTCCACCCTTGGCCTGATGCTGCTCGCCTCCTCCGTGGAGCTGATCACCATCTACCTGGCCCTGGAGCTGGCCTCCTACTCCATGTATGCGGTCATCCCGCTGCGCGCCAAGGACAAGGGCGCGGCCGAGGCGGGCATCAAGTACATCATGTTCGGCGCGGTCGCCACGGCTCTGGCCCTGTACGGCTTGTCCTACATCATGGCCACCCAGCACACGACCTACATCGCCGAGCTCATGAACAAGTCCTGGTCGTTCGCCGACCAGCCCATGGCTGTTGTGGGCCTGTCGCTCTTCCTGGGCGGCATGTTCTTCAAGCTGGCCCTGTTCCCGTTCCACTTCTGGTGCCCGGACGTCTATCAGGGCGCCAGCAACGAGACCGCCGCTTTCGTGGCGACCATGCCCAAGATGGGCGCCATAGTGGTCCTGTGCCGCCTGGCCGTGCTTCTCAAGCCCGGTCTGGAGATCACCACCATCCTGGCGGTGCTGGGTGCGCTGTCCATGACCTTCGGCAACCTGTCGGCCCTGGCCCAGACGGACATCAAGAGGCTGCTCGGCTTCTCGTCCGTGGCCCATGCGGGCTACATCATGGTCGGCCTGGTCTCCGGCACCCCCGAAGGTATCGGCGCGGCCGCCTTCTACGGCATGGCCTATCTCGTGATGAACCTGCTCGTGTTCTGGGTCGTCAGCCGTGTGGCCTCGGATGGCCGCAATCTCAAGCTGACCGACCTGAACGGCCTGTACAAGAAGGCTCCGGCCCTGGCGTTTTCGCTGGCCGCAGGGGCCTTTGCCCTTGTCGGCCTGCCGCCGACCATGGGCTTCATGGGCAAGTTCTTCCTCATCACCTCGGCTTGGGACCACGGCTACAACTGGCTGGTCATTACCCTGGTGTTGAACTCGGCCATCGCCATCTACTACTACCTGTCCCTGTTCCGCCACGCCTTCACGGAAGAGAAGACGCCCACAGAAGTGGCCCCGCCCGACAACGGCTGGTTCGCCTCCGCAGGCGCGGGGATGCTCGCTGCGGCCGTGCTCGTTATCGGCATGATCCCGGCTCCTTTGTTCAACTTCGCCATCAACGCGGGCAAGACCCTGTACGGCATCACCGTCACCTTCAGCGGCGGCGGTCACTAACAGGTTGCGTTACCAATAGGAAAGGGGCGGAAGCAGAGCTTCCGCCCTTTTTTTCTGGGACCTCTATATTCACCCACTTTCGCGGCAGAACGCCACGGAGCGAAAAAGCCCGCGCCGAAGGCGCAAACAAGGGATGCAAGGGTGCGAGCCCTTGCCCGCCGGAGGCGAAATCACCCGACTATGGCCGCGAAGCGGCTTTCAACACCTGATTTTTCTCTTCAGAGAATCAAAACAGTACCTCCCTTATTCGGACCCTAACATATTCACCCACTTCCGCGGCAGAACGCCACGGAGCGAAAAGCCCGCGCCGAAGGCGCAAACAAGGGATGCAAGGGTGCGAGCCCTTGCCCGCCGGAGGCGAAATCATCCGACTATGGCCGCAAAGCGGCTTTCAACACCTGATTTTTCTCTTCAGAGAATCAAAACAGTACCTCCCTTATTCTGGCCCTGATATATTCCCCCACTTTCGCGGCAGAACACAGCAGAGCGAAAAAGCCCGCGCCGAAGGCGCAAACAAGGGATGCAAGGGTGCGAGCCCTTGCCCGCCGGAGGCGAAATCCTCCGACTATGGCCGCGAAGCGGCTTTCAACTCCTGATTTTCTTCATCCGGAGTTCAAGAGGGAGCCTGGCTCTTCGTGGCGCGATTGACCCTCATGGGGGAGAGGGGCTAGAACTATGGGGCTGCAATACATGGCGGTTGAGACATTGGCGGGAGCGCGTTGAGGGATCGCGCTTTTTGGAAAAGTAAAATTGGCGCGATTATTTCAATAACAGGAAGGCTTTTCATGCGTATCTATTCCCTGAAACTGGCTTATTTCTCCCCCACCGGAACCACTGCATCCATTATTGAAGCCTTGTCGCGCGGACTGCGGTACGGCGATGCGGAAGACTTGGATATTACTATGGAGGACGCGCGCGGCCAGTCGCTGAGCGCATCCGCAAACGATCTTCTCGTGCTGGCCGTGCCGGTTTATGGCGGGCGGGTTCCCGTTCTTTTGGGCCGGTGGCTCGAAGGGGTACGCCTGGACCGGACGCCCGTGGTCTGCGTGGTCGTGTACGGCAATCGCGACTATGACGACGCGCTGCTCGAACTGACCGATATCATCCGGTCGCGTGGCGGCGTTCCGGTGGCCTGTGCGGCCTTTATCGGCGAGCATTCCTTCTCGACTCCGGCGACGCCTGTAGCCGTCTCCAGGCCGGACGGCGAGGATCTTCGGCTGGCCGAGACCTTCGGCAGCAAAGTGCGCGAACTCGTGGACTCCCTTTCGTCCGTGGATGAGGCCTCGGACCTCGCCGTGCCGGGCAACCGTCCCTATCGGGAGTTGAAGAAGGGCGTCCCCGTGGATTTCATCGAAGTCAGCGACGCCTGTATCCAATGCGGCACCTGCGCAGAACGGTGTCCTGTCGGAGCCATTGCCGAGGGCGGATACGACAGGACCGACGCCGAAAAATGCATCAAGTGCTGCGCCTGCATCAAGTTCTGTCCCGAGGGCGCGCGTACAGCCAGGGCCGACAGTCAGGTCGCAGAATTCGGCAGGCGGCTGACGGCTTCGTGCGCGGAGCGGAAGGAACCGGTGTGGTTCCTCTAGTCAGCGTCCCGCCTTGCGTCGGACTTCCGGGCGATTTATCCTAAAGGGAAAGGGAGGATTTTCATGCACGAGACAAGCCTGGGCGGCACGCTCCGCGATTACCTTTCCGGTGAGGAGATAGACGAGACCACCTTCGAGGAGTTCCGCCAACTTCTGGCGAGGCTTCTGGTGGAGGAGAAGGGCTATCCCAAGGACCGGCTCAAGGCCAAGGTCCCGTTGAAGTATTGCGTTGAAGGAGAGGAGTATGAGCGGCCCATCGATTTCGTGCTCTATGACGAGCAGGGCAGGCCCGTATTTCTAGTTCTCTTCTGCGCGGGTGAAGTGGCCACCTTCGAGCGCGAAACCGTGTGCGCGGCCCGGCTCATTGAGGGCGGTCCCGTCCCCTATGCGTTGGTCACCGATACCATGGATGCCACTCTTCTGGATGTCCGCACCGGCGAGGAGGTCGCCCGGAGCATGGACGCCGTCCCCGATTACGAGCGCCTCATGCGGATGGTGGACGAAGCGAAAATCACGCCTCTAACCGATGAGCAGCGGGAACGGCAGACCCGCGTCTTCCACACCTATTGCGGCTTTGTGTGCGGCGATCATTGCGAATGCTCGCTTCCACCCATGCCGTCCTTTCCGTTGAAAAAATAGAGTGGTCAGGTGTCCGAAGAAATCATCGTCAAATACAACATGCGCTCCCTTGATCGCGGGTTGCGTCTTTGTGTGCCTGATAAGCGGCGCGATGATAGTGTTCGGCTGGGGAACGCTGGACCATCCCGGGCCGCGAGACAATCCCGAGGCGTTCATTGGGTTTGGTGCGTTCGGCGTGGTCTGGGCGGTCTGGAAGATACGTGCTCTGGCTTCAGGTAAGCCGTATCTGGAGACGAGCGAGGACGGTATTTCGTCGGCGCGGGCCTGCATTGCTATATTCCTTGGGAGAACGTGGAAGATATCTCCATTCGCCGCGATGAAGACAAGGGGGATGTTTGCGCCATCCGTTTGAAGGATTCGGGCAATGTCTATTCCGACAAGTTGTCCCTCCGGCTGCTGCGCAAAGACTTCACCAGCGAATTGCCGGTGGACCTCATGCCGGGGCTGTACACGTCATGGTCCTGTAACAGGCTGACGGACGCTTTGCGTGAGCGCTGGAAACTGGAGCTGGACCGGATGCGGAAAAGCCGGGCATAAGCCCGGCTTTTTTGGTGGAAATGAGGTTGGAGCGGGTCAGCAGTCCACGAAGACGATACAGCCTTCGGGGCATGAGTTCATGATGTCGCGGACTTCCTCCTCGGTGACCTTGGAACGGCACACGTAAGGCATGTCCAGGGCATCATCCCACTGGAAAACGTCGGGGTTGAGGTCGATGCACCCCATGCAGGAGCGGCAGTCCCCCAACTCGATGGCCACTTCACGATGCTTTGTACAGGTATTGGTATCGCTCATAAATTAATAATAGTTATCAACGATCGTTTTGGCAAGCGCAATCGCACCATAAAAGAGGTTCGGGCCAAGCCAGCTTTTCCCCGTCACGGTCAGGCTATACGTTGAACCGGAACTCGATGATGTCGCCGTCTTTAACGATGTAGTCCTTGCCTTCCAGCCGGGCCTTGCCCGCTTCCTTGACCTTTTTGAAATCGCCGTAGGTCAGGAAGTCGTCGTAGCCGATGACTTCGGCGCGGATGAAGCCCTTTTCGAAATCGGTGTGAATGACGCCGGCCGCCTGGG
Protein-coding sequences here:
- a CDS encoding EFR1 family ferrodoxin (N-terminal region resembles flavodoxins. C-terminal ferrodoxin region binds two 4Fe-4S clusters.) gives rise to the protein MRIYSLKLAYFSPTGTTASIIEALSRGLRYGDAEDLDITMEDARGQSLSASANDLLVLAVPVYGGRVPVLLGRWLEGVRLDRTPVVCVVVYGNRDYDDALLELTDIIRSRGGVPVACAAFIGEHSFSTPATPVAVSRPDGEDLRLAETFGSKVRELVDSLSSVDEASDLAVPGNRPYRELKKGVPVDFIEVSDACIQCGTCAERCPVGAIAEGGYDRTDAEKCIKCCACIKFCPEGARTARADSQVAEFGRRLTASCAERKEPVWFL
- a CDS encoding NADH-quinone oxidoreductase subunit N, encoding MNFNITALVPELFFLCMVLALMVQSLGSREWKPPVERWLPFGACAAFFVTITGFHLHGTMFWDVYKVDLMSQFFKIVITFGFYVVVLNASRQPTLEEGKRADYYMLLGFSTLGLMLLASSVELITIYLALELASYSMYAVIPLRAKDKGAAEAGIKYIMFGAVATALALYGLSYIMATQHTTYIAELMNKSWSFADQPMAVVGLSLFLGGMFFKLALFPFHFWCPDVYQGASNETAAFVATMPKMGAIVVLCRLAVLLKPGLEITTILAVLGALSMTFGNLSALAQTDIKRLLGFSSVAHAGYIMVGLVSGTPEGIGAAAFYGMAYLVMNLLVFWVVSRVASDGRNLKLTDLNGLYKKAPALAFSLAAGAFALVGLPPTMGFMGKFFLITSAWDHGYNWLVITLVLNSAIAIYYYLSLFRHAFTEEKTPTEVAPPDNGWFASAGAGMLAAAVLVIGMIPAPLFNFAINAGKTLYGITVTFSGGGH
- a CDS encoding complex I subunit 4 family protein, producing the protein MLDFGYPVLTILIAFPLVAACGLFFLRAPQVVRYYTMAVSLIECLLAVPLTGFKLNADFQFVEKIDWVHQWGLQYYLGVDGISILMVLLTIAVLPLCVMCSWTYIGKRVKEFHFCLLFMTSAVLGVFCALDLVLFYVFWEAMLIPMYLLIAVWGGDDRKYASLKFFLYTLAGSTLLLAAIVAFRVTGGTFSIPDLMQMNFSFRFQFWAFLAMALAFAIKVPMFPFHTWLPAAHVQAPSAGSVILAAVLLKMGTYGFLRFCLPLTPAASEYFAPMMIAISIVSILYGGAIALGQTDIKKLVAYSSVGHMGFVTLGIFLFNQRGVEGALFQMLNHGIVTGALFMMIGAVYERSHSREISNNMGLGKYLPAFMFFWGLMALASFGFPGTNGFVGEILVFIGAFEQSTILGMLLVPGALLGAAYMFRVSLKLAWGKPSTAKTWRDLNAREWIYLTIPAVFVFWIGLAPTPFFKIIDPSVNKLLEDFDSRKVAVVEIVQPLQTAAADVLNATAEKE
- a CDS encoding Na(+)/H(+) antiporter subunit D, which codes for MGTDIFIHPAAGFLILALLVPFVPTSLWKNKALRGALAIIPPLVAIYSIFSVEPGLYGNLHYLDQTLTFGRVDKLSIVFGQVFAVISFIGCIYGMHVEDRGHYVCASLYVAGGFGCVFAGDLLAVFLFWELMSIGSTFLIWQARTKESVNAGFRYFLYHTVGGLFLLAGLLLKYKATGGFAFDGVNPAEAHLYDWLILAGFCVNAAVVPLHAWLPDAYPRASVAGAVYMCAFTTKTAVYVLCRGFAGWEVLAIAGTVMAIYGVLFACIENNARRILSYHIVSQVGYMVAGIGIGTAMTLNGAVAHAYAHILYKGLLFMGTGAILYSVGTAKLDELGGLATKLPWVMVWYMVAALSISGMPLFNGFISKTMTIAGAAEHHRTFLALGMEIAAVGTFISVGIKLPYFAFWGRKKEFTGEVKPLPVNMYVGMAICGLLCIAQGVYPDMLYRYLPMEVEHAFVPWTMDKVINSGLLLGFSGLAFYLTRYIITPHKALNLDFDWFYRLIGKVTMKVFCWPSAKVDDIWTEVYRTVGLRALIGMGDGTSWFDKKGIDTVVDGSAYTVRNLGRLGAKVQTANLQDYLALAAVLGLGIFALVWYFG
- a CDS encoding 4Fe-4S domain-containing protein; the encoded protein is MSDTNTCTKHREVAIELGDCRSCMGCIDLNPDVFQWDDALDMPYVCRSKVTEEEVRDIMNSCPEGCIVFVDC
- a CDS encoding type I restriction enzyme HsdR N-terminal domain-containing protein; translation: MHETSLGGTLRDYLSGEEIDETTFEEFRQLLARLLVEEKGYPKDRLKAKVPLKYCVEGEEYERPIDFVLYDEQGRPVFLVLFCAGEVATFERETVCAARLIEGGPVPYALVTDTMDATLLDVRTGEEVARSMDAVPDYERLMRMVDEAKITPLTDEQRERQTRVFHTYCGFVCGDHCECSLPPMPSFPLKK